CGTCGCCATCCCTTCGGCCCGCAGCTTTCTCAGAAGCTCCCCGAGCGCTTCCTTCTCCTTGAAGCGCAGCCCCGCCGCCGGTTCGTCCAGCAGCAGCAGGCACGGGTCCGAGCACAGCGCGCGCGCGATCTCGAGGATGCGCTGCTGGCCCAGCGCCAGGCTGCCCGCTTCGTCGTACAGGTGGTCCTTCAGACCCACGCGCTCGATCTGGTACGCGGCTTCCTTCAAGAGCCGTGCTTCTTCGTGCCGGTCCAGCCGCCAGGCCGAGCGCAGGACGCCCTGCCGGCTGCGCAGGTGCGCGCCGATCGCCACGTTCTCGAGCACCGTCATCGTCGGCAGCAGCTTCACGTGCTGGAAGGTGCGGCTCATGCCCATCCTGGCGATCTCGCGCGAGTCGTGCCCGGCCACCGCCTTGCCCAGGAAGCGCACTTCGCCCGAGGTGGGGGTGTCCACCCCCGAGATCTGGTTGAACATCGTGCTCTTGCCCGCGCCATTGGGGCCGATCAGCGCCAGGATCTCGCCCGCCTTCACCGTGAGGCTCATGTTGTTGTTGGCGATGAGCCCGCCGAACTTCTTCGTGACGTCCTGCGCTTCGAGGATCGGCGTGCCCGCCGCCGGCAGCGTGCGCCGCGGCAGGGGCTCGGCCGCCGCGTCGATGCGCTTGGGCACGCCCTGCACCGGCACGCATTTCTTCAGCAGCGGCCACAGGCCGTTGCGCGCGCGCTGCAGCACCAGCACCATCATGAGGCCGAACACGATCACTTCGAAGTTGCCGCTGGCGCCCAAGAGTTTGGGCAGCAGGTCCTGCAGCCATTGCTTGAGCACGGTGATCACCCCCGCGCCCACCAGCGCGCCCCACACGTGGCCCGCGCCGCCCACCACCGCCATGAAGAGGTATTCGATGCCGATGTGCAGCCCGAACGGGGTCGGATTGACGAAGCGCTGCATGTGCGCGTACAGCCACCCCGAGGCACAGGCGTGCAGCGCGGCGATCACGAAGATGATCATGCGCGAGCGCGCGGTGTCCACCCCCATCGCCTCGGCCATCACCCGCCCGCCCTTCAAGGCCCGGATGGCCCGCCCTTCGCGCGAATCCAGCAGGTTCTGCGTGGTGAGCACCGCCACCAGCACGAAGGCCCAGATGAGGTAGTAGATCTCGCCGCCTTCGTCCAGCGTCCAGCCGAACAGCGTGATCGGCGGGATGCCGGTGAGCCCGGTGTGCCCCCCGAGGCTTTCCATGGTGCCGAACAGGAAGTACAGGCTGATGCCCCAGGCGATCGTGCCCAGCGGCAGGAAGTGGCCCGACAGTTTCAGCGTGAGCGAGCCCAGGATCAGCGCGACCGCGGCGGTGAGCACCAGCCCCACGCCCAGCGCGAGCCAGGGGGAGGTGCCGGCCCAGGCGATCCAGCCGGGCAGCGCCGTCGCGGTGGTGAGCGCGGCGCTGGTGTAGGCGCCCAGCCCGACGAAGGCGGCCTGCCCGAAGCTGGTGAGCCCCCCGACGCCGGTGAGCAGCACCAGACCGAGGGCCACCAGCGCGTACAGGCCGATGTAGTTGAGCAGCGTGACGTAGAACGGCGACAGCAGCGCCGGCACCCCCAGCAGCAGCGCCAGGAAGGCGCCCAGGATCAGACGGTCGGGCCTCATTCTTCTTCCTCCACGTGCCGGCTGGTGAGCGAGCGCCACAGCAGCACCGGGATGATCAGGGTGAAGACGATGACTTCCTTGTAGGCGCTGGCCCAGAACGAGGAGAACGCTTCGAGCAGCCCCACCGCGACCGCGCCCAGCGCGGCGATCGGGTAGCTGGCCAGTCCGCCGATGATGGCGGCCACGAACCCCTTCAGCCCGATCAGGAAGCCGGTGTCGTAGTAGATGGTGGTGAGGGGGCGATCAGCACGCCCGACAGCGCGCCGATCAGCGCCGCCAGGAAGAAGGTGAGCTTGCCCGCCAGCGACGGCGAGATGCCCATCAGCCGCGCCCCCACCCGGTTGATCGCCGTGGCGCGCAGGGCCTTGCCGTACAGCGTGCGCTCGAAGAACTGGTACAGCCCGACGATGAGCACCAGCGAGGCCACGATCACCCACAGCGTCTGCCCCGACACCAAGAGCGGCCCCACTTCGAGGCTGGCGTCGCTGAAGGCCGGGGTGCGCTGGCCTTCGGCGCCGAAGAACAGCAGCCCCAGCCCGACCATGGCCACGTGCACCGCCACCGAGACGATCAGCAGGATCAGCACCGGCGCCGAGGCGATGGGCTGGTAGACCAGCCGGTACATGAAGGGGCCCATCGGCACCACCACCGCCAGCGCCAGCCCCACCTGCACCGCCAGTGGCAGGGACGGGACCGGCAGCACCGCCAAGAGACCCGCCAGCGCCAGCGGGCCGGCGAGGTTCCAGCCCAGCACCGCCGCCAGCCGGCGCCCCTGCCCGGCCTTGAGCGCCGCCGCGCCGTCGAGCACCGCCACCGCCGCGCCCAGCGCCACCAGCAGCCACACCGTGGCCGGCACCGACCCCGACTGCATCATCGCCAGCGTCAGCGCCCCGTACGCCACGAATTCCCCTTGCTGGATGCAGATCACCCGCGTCACCGCGAACACCAGCACCAGCGCCAAGGCCAGCAGCGCGTAGATCGCTCCGTTCGTCAGCCCGTCCTGGGCCAGCATCAGCGCTATCGTCAGATCCATTTGTCTCCTCGCCTCCATGGGCGGTGGGCGCACGGCCGGCGGTGCCGGCATGCGTCCGGTGTCGAACCGCGAGGTGCGGGTTCAGTCGTGCAGGATGCCGTACAACCGGCCCCAGTGCTCGTCGAAGATGCCCGGGTCCATCTGCTTCACCCTGTCCATCTTCGGCACGAAGTCCATGTGGGCGAGGATGTCGCGCTCGATGTCGATGCCCGGCGCCACCTCGAGCAGTTCCATGCCGTGATCCCTGGTGAGCTGGAACACCGCCCGCTCGGTCACGTACAGCACGGTCTGGCCGACGCTGGCGGCGTAGTGCCCGCTGAAGGTGATCTGCTCGACGTGGTCGAGGAACTTGCGGTTCTTGCCTTCGGTGACGATCTGCAGTTCGCCGTTGCCTGCCCGGATCTGCAGCCCGCCGGCGGTGAAGGTGCCGCAGAACACCACCTTCTTGGCGTTCTGGGTGATGTTGATGAAGCCGCCGCAGCCTACCGGCCGGCCGCTGAACTTGCTGACGTTCACATTGCCGTGCACGTCGGTCTGCGCGAGGCCGAGGAAGGCCACGTCCAGCCCGCCGCCGTCGTAGTAGTCGAACTGGTAGCCGGGGTCGATGGTGGCGTCGGCATTCGTCGCGTGGGCGAAATCCAGCCCGTCGGCCGGGATGCCGCCGATGAGGCCGGTTTCCAGCGTCAGCGCCATCAGGTCCTGCACGCCCTCCTCCGCCGCCACCGTGGCGATACCGGCCGGCATGCCGATGCCCAGGTTCACAATGGCGCCGTGGCCGAGTTCCACCGCGGCGCGGCGCGCGACGATCTTGCGCTCGTCCATCGGCAGTTGGGGCAGCGAATGCACCGGCACGCGGATGTCGCCGGCGAAGGCGCGGTTGTATTGGGTGCCCATGGTCTGCATGTGGTTCTCCGGCCGGCCGACGACGACATGGTCGACCAGGATGCCCGGCACCTTGACCTGCTTCGGGTGCAGCGTACCGTTCTGCACCACATGCCTGACCTGCGCGATCACGATGCCGCCGTTGCGCCTGGCGGCCTGGGCGATGGAGATCGCCTCGTTGAAGATGCCTTCGTCCTCGACCGTGATGTTGCCGCTCTCGTCCGCCGTGGTGCCGCGGATCAGCGCCACGTCGATCCGGGGCGCACGGTAGAACAGCCACTGTTCGCCGTCGAAGTCGACCAGTTCGACGAGATCCTCGGTGGTGGCGGCGTTGACCTTGGCGCCTTCGACGCGCGGATCGACGAAGGTCTCGAGGCCGACCTTGGAGAGCAGGCCGGGACGGCCGGCGGCCATCTCGCGCGGCAGCACCACCAGCACGCCCTGCGGCAGGTTGTACGCCTCGATCCGGTCGTCCATGATGAGTTTCATCAGGATCGGCCCGCCGACGCCGAAATGGCCGCCGACGATGCGCTTGATCATGCCCGGATGGGTCAGGTGGTAGATGCCCTTGTCCTTGCCGTTGCCCAGCCCGCAGGCATGCCAGATGGTCATGTCGCGCGGGTGGCCGGTGGCCTTGAAGTTTTCGTGGATCGACACGGCCACCTCTTCGGCGAAGCCGGCCAGGCCGACGCCGCTGCAGTAGATCGTGGCCCCGTCCCTGATCAGCTTGCCCGCCTCGGACGCGGGGATGACTTTCGATTTCGCCATGGGTTGGAATCTCCGGTTGATGCGGGACGTGCGCGGCGCCCGCTCAGAAGGCTGCTTCTTCGAAACGGGTCAGCGCACCGCCCGCCTCGCGCACCGTCGCGGCATGGGCCGCGGCCTGCGGGCCGATGGTGGCCATGTAGAAGCGCGCGAGTTCGACCAGGCTGGCGAGGTAGGCGGCATCGCCCCCGCCGGCGGCGAGCCTCGCGCGCGCGGCGAGCGCGACGCGGCCGAGCTGCCAGCCGCCGCACACGGTGCCGAGCAGGTGCAGGAAGGGCACCGCGCCGGCGAGCACGTCGGCAAGCTGGTCGCGGCCGTTGGCGAGCATCCAGTCGGCGGCCGATTCGAGCGCGTCGACGCTGTCGCCGAGGCCGTCGCCGATCTCGGCGAGCCCGCCGGCCTCCAGCGCGGCGGCGGTACCGCGCAGCTCGACGATGAGTTCGCGCAGCGTGGCGCCGCCTTCGCGCAGGATCTTGCGCCCGACCAGGTCGTTGGCCTGGATGCCGGTGGTGCCTTCGTAGATGGTGATGATGCGGGCGTCGCGGTAGTACTGCGCGACGCCGGTCTCCTCGACGAAGCCCATGCCGCCGAAGACCTGGACGGCGTCGTCGCAGACGTCGTTGCCGACCTCGGTGCACCAGCCCTTGGCCACCGGCATCAGCAGGTCGACGTAGCGGCGGCACTTGTCCGCCACCGCGCGGTCGGGGTGGTGGTGCGCGCGGTCGAACCAGCCCGCGGCGGTGTAGAGCAGCGTGCGCATCGCCATCACGCGGGCGCGCATGGACAGCAGCATGCGCTTGACGTCGGGGTGGTGGATGATGGGCCGGCCCGATTCGCCGGTCACCGCGTCGCGGCCCTGCACGCGCTCGCGCGCATAGGCCAGCGCGCACTGGTAGGCACGCTCGGCCAGGCCCGCGCCCTGCACGCCGACGCCGAAGCGGGCCTCGTTCATCATCACGAACATGGTCTCGAGCCCGCGGTTGGGCTCGCCCACCAGCCAGCCGGTGGCGCCGCCGGCGTCGCCGAAGCTCATCGTGCAGGTGGGGCTGCCGTGGATGCCCATCTTGTGCTCGATGGAGATGCAGCGCACGTCGTTCCTCGCGCCCGGGCTGCCGTCGGCATTCACCAGGTACTTGGGCACGATGAACAGCGACAAGCCCTTCACGCCGGCCGGCGCGTCGGGCAGGCGGGCCAGCACCAGATGCACGATGTTGGGCGTGAGGCCGTGCTCGCCGTAGGAAATGAAGATCTTCTGGCCGAACAGCCTGTGGCTGCCGTCGGCCTGCGGTTCGGCGCGGGTGCGGGTGGCGGCGAGGTCGGAGCCGGCCTGCGGTTCTGTGAGGTTCATCGTGCTGCCCCACTCGCCGCTCACCACCTTGTGCAGCCAGGTCTGCTTCTGCGCCTCGCTGGCGGCGATCAGGAGCGCCTCGGCCTGGCCCTGGTTGAGGATGGGCAGCATGGCGAAGGCCATGTTGGCCGCGTTCCACATCTCCATCACCGGGGTCGACACCAGCCGGGGCATGCCCTGGCCGCCGAACTCGGCCGGCAGCGACAGGCCGAGCCAGCCCGCTTCGCGGAACAGGTCGTAGGCCCGCTGCCAGCCGTCGGGCGTGGCCACGCTGCCGTCGTCGTCCAGGCGGCAGCCCTGCATGTCGCCGTCGCGGTTGATGGGCGCCAGCACGCCGGCGGCGAAACGGCCGGCCTCTTCCAGGATGGCCGCCACCAGGTCGGGCGTCGCCTCGCCGCAGCCGGGCAGCGCGGCGATCTCGTCGAGGCCGGCGAGTTCGGCCAGGATGAACTGCATGTCCCGGATCGGGGGGGTGTAGTCGATCATCGGGGTCTCCTCTCGTTCTTGTCGTAGTTCGGGCGCTCAGGCGCAGGCGGCGCGGATGTCGTCCGGGATGGGCACCGCCTTGATGCGCAGCGGATCGTCCGGGTCCCGCGTGGCGAACACCCGCACCTCGCGCCCCTCGCACAGCACGGTGTCGCCGCGCCGCGCGACGTGGCGCATGACGAAGCTCTTGCCGCGCCATTCCTCGATCCAGGATTCGATCTCGATGTCCTCGCCGTAGGTGGCCGAATTCCTGAACGTGGCCTGGGCATCGACCAGCGGGGTGCCGATGATGCCGCGCTCGGCCGTCGTCTCCCGCCAGCTCGGCACGCCGCAGGCGGTGAAGAACTCGCGGCCGGCGGTGTCGAACCACCTGAAGTAGTTGGCGAAGAACACGATCTGCGCCGGATCGCAGTCGCCGAAGGCGATGCGCATGCGATAGACGTTGCTGCGCGCCATGCCGGCCGGGCCTCAGCGCGCCGCCAGGCGCACCGCGCCGTCGAGGCGGATGGTCTCGCCGTTGAGCATGACGTTGTCGACGATGGCGAGCACCAGCTTCGCGAACTCGTCGGGTTCGCCCAGGCGCTGCGGGAAAGGCGTGTTCTCGCCCAGCGACTTCTGCACCTCCGGCGGCAGGGCGCGCATCATCGGCGTGATGAAGAGGCCCGGGGCGATCGTCACCACGCGGATGCCGAAGCGCGACAGTTCGCGCGCGACCGGCAGCGTCATCGACACGATGCCGCCCTTTGAAGCGGCATAGGCAGCCTGGCCGACCTGGCCTTCGTAGGCGGCGACCGAGGCGGTGTTGACGATGACGCCGCGCTCGCCGTCGGCCTGCGCCTCGCCCTTGCTCATCGCCTCCGCGGCCAGGCGGATCATGTTGAAGGTGCCGACCAGGTTGATCTGGATGGACAGGCTGAAATCGGCCAGCGGCTGCGGCCCGTCCTTGCCCAGCACCTTGCCGGCGTTGCCGATGCCGGCGCAGTTGACCAGGCCCTGCAGCCCGCCGAAGCGGGCCACGGCGAGGTCGACCGCCGCCTTCGCGTCCGCCTCGTCGGCGACGTTGGTGCGGTTGAATGCGGCGCGCGCGCCCAGCTCGCCCGCGAGCTTTTCGCCCTGCTCCACGTTCAGGTCCGCGATGACCACGTTGGCGCCCGCGCCGTGCAGCGCGCGCGCGGTCGATTCGCCCAGCCCCGACGCGCCGCCGGTGACGATGAAAGTGCTGCCTTCGAACTTCATGGGAATCTCCTCTCCGTATCCGGGTTCAAGCCGCGTTCTCGACGATCACCGCCACGCCCTGGCCACCGCCGGCGCAGGCCGACGACACGCCGTACTGCAGGCCGGCCTCGCGCGCGGCGCGCGCGACCGTGTGGGTGAGGCGCACGCCCGATGCGCCGAGCGGATGGCCGATCGCGATCGCGCCGCCATGCACGTTGACGCGCTCGCGGTCCAGCCCCAGCTCGCGCTCGCAGGCGAGGTACTGGGCGCCGAAGGCTTCGTTGATCTCGATGCGGCCGATGTCGCCGACGGCGATGCCCGCCTTCTTCGCCGCGGCGCGGATCGCCGGCGCCGGACCGATGCCCATGATCTCGGGCGGCACCGCCGCCGCCGCGCCGGCGACGATGCGGGCGAGCGGGCGCAGGCCGTGGGCGCGCACCCAGTCGCCGCGGGCGACGATGACCGCCGCCGCGCCGTCGACGATGGCCGAGCTGTTGCCGCCGGTCTGTACGCCGCCGAAGGCGGGCTTGAGCTTCTGCAGGGTTTCGTAGGGCGTGGGTCGCACGTGGCCGTCGCGCTCGCAGCGCTCGGCGCGGTCGGCGAGCTTGATGCCGCGCGGCTTGTAGCCCTCCAGTTCCCAGGTGGCGTTGGCCACGGCGCTGACTTCGGCGGCGAACCAGCCGGCGTCCCAGGCCGCCGCCGCGCGGGCGAAGCTCTGCGCGGCGAAGCGGTCGACCTCTTCGCGGCCGATGCCGTAGCGCACCGCCAGGTTCTCGGCGGTGCCGCCCATGCCGACCCCGGGCGCGGTATCCAGCGTGGCTTCCCACAGGAAGTCCTTGAACTCCACCTGCCCCATGCGGAAACCCGCGCGGTGCGTATAGGCGGCCACCGGGTTGCGCGACATCGATTCGGCGCCGACGCACAGCACCACGCCGGCCTTGCCCAGCGTGATCTGGTCGGCGGCGGTCAGGATGGTCTCGAAGCCGGTGCAGCACAGGCGCTGTACCAGCAGCGCCGGCACGTTCGGATTCACGCCCGAATACAGGCCGATGTGGCGCGGCAGGAAGTAGGCGTCGAAGCTCGCCTGCGCCATGTTGCCGGCGACGATGGCGTCGACCTCGGACGCAGGGATGCCGCTGGTGTCGAACAGCGAACGGGCGGCGGCGATGCCAAGGTCGGTGGGCGACACGTCGCGCAGCACGCCGTTGTAGTCGGCGAAGGGGGTGCGCTGGCCGGCGACCAGCCAGATGTCGTCGTAGGCGGCGGCCAATGCGGCGGCCTCGGAAGCGGCGAAATTGTTCATTGCGGGTCTCGATGTCGTGGATCGGCTGTGTGGGCGCTCGCGGCGGAGCGGCTCACTGGCGGGGGCCCTGGCCCCTGCGCTGCAGGAAGTGGCCGATGCGCTCGGCGACCTCGGGGCTGGTCTGGGCGAGCGCGGCGGTCAGCGATTCGACGAAGAAGCCGTCGTCGCTGGACATGTTGTCGATGCGGGCGATGGCGGTGACCATCGCCCAGTTCGCCATGGGCGCGTTCTCGGCCACGCGGCGCGCCAGTTCCTGCGCCTTGGCCAGGCTCTCGCCGGCGCCCGTGACGTAGTGCGACAGGCCGAGGCGCTGGCCTTCCTCGGCGTTCAGGACGCGGCCGGTCAGCATCATTTCGCACATGCGTCCGGCGCCGACGATCCTCGCCACCCGCACCGAGGCGCCGCCGCCGACGAAGATGCCGTGGCGGCCTTCGGGCAACTGGTAGATGGTGTCGGGCTCGGCCACGCGGATGTGGGTGGCGGTCGCCAGTTCCAGGCCGCCGCCGATCACCGCGCCCTGCATCGCGGCGATCACCGGAATGCCGCCATTCTGGATGCGGCCGAAGATGCGGTGCCAGGTCTGCGAATGCAGCATGGTGCCGAAGGCGTCGCGGTGCTGGTGCTCGGACAGGTCCAGGCCGGCGCAGAAGTGCTCGCCCTCGCCGGCGAGGATGATGGCGCGCGTGCCCTCGGGCGTGGCCGCCAGCGCCGCCTCGAGCGCGGCCAGCAGCCGGTCGCTGATGGCGTTGCGCTTGGCCGGGCGCGCCAGCGTGATGGTGTAGACGCCGTCGGCCGACGACGTCTTGACGAGTTGTTCACTCATGGCTGTTTCCTCGCGTGTTTCTGTCACACCGCGGCATGGACGGTGATGACGGTCTTGTCGAGCACGTCGGCGTGCAGGAACTCGACCAGGTCTGCGCGGCGCGTGAGCACCATGCGCTGGTTGATGTAGCCCTTGTCGGTGATCTCGCCGGCCTCGGGGGAGGGCGGTTCGGCCATCAGGATCGCGCGCGTCGGGTAGGTGGACGATCCACCGCCCTTCTTCATCATCGCCGCCAGGCCTTGCGCCACCCGGCTGCGGATGGCCGGGTTCAGCAGCAGATCGACGATGTCGGCGTCCGGCGGCAGGTGCGGGCACATGTGCCGGCATTCGGGAACGTTGGGGAAGATCAGGAAGCCGATCTCGTCGCGGTTGTGGCCGGTGACGACGATGTCCTGCGCGATCGGCGACATCGCGTCGATGCCCGCCACGCGCAGCGAGCCCACGTGCACCCAGGTGCCGGTCAGCAGCTTGAAGTCCTCGCCGACGCGCCCGTCATAGACCAGGCCGCGCTCGGGGCGCTCCGCGTCGACGAACTCGACGGCGTCGCCGATCATGTAGAAGCCTTCGTCGTCGAAGGACTTTTCCGTCAGATCGGGCTGCTTCCAGTAGCCGGGAAAGACGTTCGGCCCGCGCACCCGCACCTCCAGCTTGTCGTGCGAGGGCACCAGCTTGAGTTCGGTGCCGGGGATGGGCACGCCGATCACGCCGGAGCGGATCGCCTGGAAGTGGCAGTCGGTGGCCAGCGGCGCGGTCTCGGTCGAGCCCCAGGACGACACCATGGGCACGCGCACGCCTATCGTCGCTTCCGACAGCTCCTCGAGGTCGGCCCACAGGTGCTGCGGCAGCGCGGCGCCGGCGTAGAGGATCACCTGCAGCCGGCGGAAGAAGCTTTCGCGCAGCACGGCGTCGTCGCGCAGGTGCGGCACCAGCATGTCGTAGGCGCGCGGCACGCTGAAGTACAGCGTGGGCGAGATCTCGCGCAGGTTGCGCAGCGTCTTCTCGAGCAGGGCCGGCGTGGGCTTGCCGTCGTCGATGTAGAGGGTGCCGCCCCAGCGCAGGATGAGGTTGAAGTCGTGGTTGCCGCCGAAGGTGTGGCTCCACGGCAGCCATTCGCACATCACCGGCCGGTTCTGCGCCAGGAAGGGCCACAGCAGGGCCTTGGATTCCTGGTTGGAACACATCATGCGCTGGGTGTTGATCACCGCCTTCGGCGTGCCGACCGAGCCGGAGGTGAACAGGAACTTCGCGATGGTGTCGGGGGTGAGGCGGGCGAACGCCGCCATCACCGCCGCCTCGTCGCCGTGCGCCTCGATGGCGGCCATCGGCAGCGTCCCGGGCTGCGGCGCGCTGCGGCTGCCGGAGACGACGACCCCGTCGTGCAGGTCGGCCACGGCGTCGATCGCCGCCCGGAAGCGCTCGACCGGGTCGGCATAGATCACCCCCGGCCGCAGCAGTTCGATGTTGCCGCGCAGCTTGCCGAAGTCCTTCGACATCAGCGAATTGCCCGGCGAGATCGGCGACACCGGCACGCCGACATGCATCGCCGCCAGCGCCAGCAGCGCATGCTCGATCGAGTTGTCCGACAGGACGACGACCGGCCGCTCCGCGGACAGGTTCTGCCCCAGCAGCCAGGTCGCGATCGCCACGACGCGGCGGCGGGCTTCGCCGTAGCTCAGCCTGTCCCATTCGCCGGCGGCGTTGCGTTCGGCCAGGAACAGTTCGTCGGGCTGGACCCGCGCCCAGTGCTCCAGCCAGTCGCCGACGCAGCGCGCATAGCCGTCGGGGAGGGGAATCCCCGAACGCAGGATGCGCTCCCCGTTCGCCCGGTGCTCGATGACCAGGTCCGGCTCGGCGAACATGCGGTCGATGTCGCGGATGATTTCTTCATTCATGGCGTCCCCTCCTTTCTCTTTTGTCCGCGCAGCCGGCTTACTTCGCGACCAGCTTGTAGGCGCCGTTCTCGATGCGCACCAGCACGCGCGAACGCGCGTCGAGGCCGAAATGGTCCGCGGGGTCATGTTGAACACCCCATGCACGCCGACGACTTCCTTGTTCGATTCGATCGCGTTGCGCAGCGCGGCGCGGAACTCCGGCGTGCCCGGCCTGGCCTTCGCCAGTGCGGCCGGCACGGCGGCCTCGATCACGCGGAAGGCGTCGGCCGCGTAGCCGGCGAAGGACGAGAAGCTGCCGGCGCCGAACTGGGCCTCGTATTTCTTCACGAACGTCTGGCCGGCGCCCTTGGACGGATGGCTGTCGGGCAACTGGTCGACCACCACCACCGGCCCCACCGGGATGATCGTGCCTTCGGCCGCCTTGCCGGCGACGTTCAGGAAAGCCT
This DNA window, taken from Thauera sp. K11, encodes the following:
- a CDS encoding branched-chain amino acid ABC transporter ATP-binding protein/permease codes for the protein MRPDRLILGAFLALLLGVPALLSPFYVTLLNYIGLYALVALGLVLLTGVGGLTSFGQAAFVGLGAYTSAALTTATALPGWIAWAGTSPWLALGVGLVLTAAVALILGSLTLKLSGHFLPLGTIAWGISLYFLFGTMESLGGHTGLTGIPPITLFGWTLDEGGEIYYLIWAFVLVAVLTTQNLLDSREGRAIRALKGGRVMAEAMGVDTARSRMIIFVIAALHACASGWLYAHMQRFVNPTPFGLHIGIEYLFMAVVGGAGHVWGALVGAGVITVLKQWLQDLLPKLLGASGNFEVIVFGLMMVLVLQRARNGLWPLLKKCVPVQGVPKRIDAAAEPLPRRTLPAAGTPILEAQDVTKKFGGLIANNNMSLTVKAGEILALIGPNGAGKSTMFNQISGVDTPTSGEVRFLGKAVAGHDSREIARMGMSRTFQHVKLLPTMTVLENVAIGAHLRSRQGVLRSAWRLDRHEEARLLKEAAYQIERVGLKDHLYDEAGSLALGQQRILEIARALCSDPCLLLLDEPAAGLRFKEKEALGELLRKLRAEGMATLIVEHDMDFVMGLVDRVVVMEFGQKIAEGLPDEIQQHPAVLEAYLGGVD
- a CDS encoding acyl-CoA dehydrogenase encodes the protein MIDYTPPIRDMQFILAELAGLDEIAALPGCGEATPDLVAAILEEAGRFAAGVLAPINRDGDMQGCRLDDDGSVATPDGWQRAYDLFREAGWLGLSLPAEFGGQGMPRLVSTPVMEMWNAANMAFAMLPILNQGQAEALLIAASEAQKQTWLHKVVSGEWGSTMNLTEPQAGSDLAATRTRAEPQADGSHRLFGQKIFISYGEHGLTPNIVHLVLARLPDAPAGVKGLSLFIVPKYLVNADGSPGARNDVRCISIEHKMGIHGSPTCTMSFGDAGGATGWLVGEPNRGLETMFVMMNEARFGVGVQGAGLAERAYQCALAYARERVQGRDAVTGESGRPIIHHPDVKRMLLSMRARVMAMRTLLYTAAGWFDRAHHHPDRAVADKCRRYVDLLMPVAKGWCTEVGNDVCDDAVQVFGGMGFVEETGVAQYYRDARIITIYEGTTGIQANDLVGRKILREGGATLRELIVELRGTAAALEAGGLAEIGDGLGDSVDALESAADWMLANGRDQLADVLAGAVPFLHLLGTVCGGWQLGRVALAARARLAAGGGDAAYLASLVELARFYMATIGPQAAAHAATVREAGGALTRFEEAAF
- a CDS encoding acyl CoA:acetate/3-ketoacid CoA transferase codes for the protein MAKSKVIPASEAGKLIRDGATIYCSGVGLAGFAEEVAVSIHENFKATGHPRDMTIWHACGLGNGKDKGIYHLTHPGMIKRIVGGHFGVGGPILMKLIMDDRIEAYNLPQGVLVVLPREMAAGRPGLLSKVGLETFVDPRVEGAKVNAATTEDLVELVDFDGEQWLFYRAPRIDVALIRGTTADESGNITVEDEGIFNEAISIAQAARRNGGIVIAQVRHVVQNGTLHPKQVKVPGILVDHVVVGRPENHMQTMGTQYNRAFAGDIRVPVHSLPQLPMDERKIVARRAAVELGHGAIVNLGIGMPAGIATVAAEEGVQDLMALTLETGLIGGIPADGLDFAHATNADATIDPGYQFDYYDGGGLDVAFLGLAQTDVHGNVNVSKFSGRPVGCGGFINITQNAKKVVFCGTFTAGGLQIRAGNGELQIVTEGKNRKFLDHVEQITFSGHYAASVGQTVLYVTERAVFQLTRDHGMELLEVAPGIDIERDILAHMDFVPKMDRVKQMDPGIFDEHWGRLYGILHD
- a CDS encoding acyl-CoA thioesterase, with the protein product MARSNVYRMRIAFGDCDPAQIVFFANYFRWFDTAGREFFTACGVPSWRETTAERGIIGTPLVDAQATFRNSATYGEDIEIESWIEEWRGKSFVMRHVARRGDTVLCEGREVRVFATRDPDDPLRIKAVPIPDDIRAACA
- a CDS encoding 3-hydroxyacyl-CoA dehydrogenase; translation: MKFEGSTFIVTGGASGLGESTARALHGAGANVVIADLNVEQGEKLAGELGARAAFNRTNVADEADAKAAVDLAVARFGGLQGLVNCAGIGNAGKVLGKDGPQPLADFSLSIQINLVGTFNMIRLAAEAMSKGEAQADGERGVIVNTASVAAYEGQVGQAAYAASKGGIVSMTLPVARELSRFGIRVVTIAPGLFITPMMRALPPEVQKSLGENTPFPQRLGEPDEFAKLVLAIVDNVMLNGETIRLDGAVRLAAR
- a CDS encoding thiolase family protein, yielding MNNFAASEAAALAAAYDDIWLVAGQRTPFADYNGVLRDVSPTDLGIAAARSLFDTSGIPASEVDAIVAGNMAQASFDAYFLPRHIGLYSGVNPNVPALLVQRLCCTGFETILTAADQITLGKAGVVLCVGAESMSRNPVAAYTHRAGFRMGQVEFKDFLWEATLDTAPGVGMGGTAENLAVRYGIGREEVDRFAAQSFARAAAAWDAGWFAAEVSAVANATWELEGYKPRGIKLADRAERCERDGHVRPTPYETLQKLKPAFGGVQTGGNSSAIVDGAAAVIVARGDWVRAHGLRPLARIVAGAAAAVPPEIMGIGPAPAIRAAAKKAGIAVGDIGRIEINEAFGAQYLACERELGLDRERVNVHGGAIAIGHPLGASGVRLTHTVARAAREAGLQYGVSSACAGGGQGVAVIVENAA
- a CDS encoding crotonase/enoyl-CoA hydratase family protein, yielding MSEQLVKTSSADGVYTITLARPAKRNAISDRLLAALEAALAATPEGTRAIILAGEGEHFCAGLDLSEHQHRDAFGTMLHSQTWHRIFGRIQNGGIPVIAAMQGAVIGGGLELATATHIRVAEPDTIYQLPEGRHGIFVGGGASVRVARIVGAGRMCEMMLTGRVLNAEEGQRLGLSHYVTGAGESLAKAQELARRVAENAPMANWAMVTAIARIDNMSSDDGFFVESLTAALAQTSPEVAERIGHFLQRRGQGPRQ